cagcatacagaaaaacataccacagcaatatataaaaaaaaaaaaaaatagaagacaatCATAGAAAAAGGCCCATAATACCAGGTTCCTTTTTTTCTGACTTGTTGCATATGTGCTGTGGTTGGCTTTAAACCCAGGTTACAAAcatcctgtcttagggtttttattgctgtgaagagacaccaagaccatggcaactcttataaagaaaacattaattgggatggcttgcttacagtttcaaaggttcagtccattatcatcatgacagggagcgtggtggtgtgcaggcagaagtCGTGCTGGCCCCCTTGTTTaatcacatcttcaccagctttctgtctttcactacctaagcttggctgtcctgaaactggatctctagaccatgctggcctcaaactcagaggtccgccagcctctgccttcccagtgctgcgattaaaggtgtgccccaccacacctggctcttaagtttttctttagtttctttccacaagttggaaacttagtaGAGTGGGATCTTGCCcagaggtcaccactccctttattccatttcttaatccgtgtatctccttgaacacaggtcTTAGCgccattccactttctggctctttttctcctcaaaatttactttttataatttaccctgctcagcttgctccttttcattctaAATCTTCATTAGcgttaccactaatatccacatgaCAGTCTATACTGGCtgaaaactcttcactttagcctcaggcagactcttcagacaagggcaaaaggcaaccactttcttcaccaaaatatcacaagaacgatctctaggcaacacactaaaattcttctcctctaaaacctcttgagtgagcccccaacagttcaaataactcttagcacctctgTTTTCCATGCTCCTACTGTTATGGCCCATTAAGGAGTGCtcaaagcattccactgctttcataacccagagtaccaaagtccaaattctccAAACATACACATGGTCAGGCTTATCACAGGGATACCCCAGtccctagtaccaacttctgtcttagggtttttattgctgtgaagaaacagcatgaccatggcaactcttataaaggaaacatttaattggggtggattgcttatggtttcagaggttcagttcattatcatcttggcagcctgcaggcagacatggtactggagaggtagctgagagtcctaccaTACATCCTGACAGCATTTTCTATTtggacttgattttaaaaaactggtgaagtttggggccagtgagatgactcagtgggaagAGGCAGTTGCTGTGCAAGCTTGGCAACTTGgatttgagtcccagaacccatgtaaagatggaaggagaaaactaacttcacggagctgtcctctgacttccacgtaaACACAATGGCATGTGCTGACTCAGTActgcataaataaaaagaaaactagtcaGGTTTAATGAAGGTGATGCACCTAATGATCAAACAAATGGAAATGAGTGCTTAGTGGGTCCTTTGATCATCATAAACTTCCTGTTACTTTGTATGACTAATCCTATagcaagaggctggagaggtagcttagtggttaagagcaattgttgctcttgcagagcacttgcagagttcagttcccaccatccCCATTTCCAACTgccctgtgaccccagctccaagcaatccagtgttctcttctgacctccatgggaacacacacacatctgcatatgcacacacacagacacgtacaCATGAAAGACATCCtatatcaataaaatgttttctggttttgtagACACTAATACAATTAAGTGTTCACAATTGCACACTTGTGTCAGAATATATATGCTCAGTACAAGTGAGGAGTATGAGAGCTTATTGAATTGAAATGATCCAACAACCTTCCTTCctgcccgccctccctccctcccttcctccttccctcccttcttcctttactTCAGTGCTAaggatcagacccagggcctggtgcatgctaggcaCACACTGTACCGCTCATCTATACCCATTTatattatatgtttttaaagtgCTAAGTAATCAGTAAATTAAGcaaaaaagaattacaaatggttttccttctttcctgatGCAGAATTCTCCAAAACATCAGTGGGGAGAAGAGGAACCCAATTCTCAGATGGTAATACATGCTTGTCTTTTCTGGCTGCTTACTCTTTTTCAATCGGTGAAATGTGGTAATTGTAGTTGTAATAACAGCTCTGAATTACACAGATAAGCTTTTGTTTAAAGGGAAAGGAAATCAAGAACTCAGTGCTGACTTTTTGCTTAGTTTTCTCACCCCTCACTCTTCCTTTTAGGAAAAGGATCATAACAGtgaggatgaagatgaagatAAATATGCGGATGACATTGACATGCCCGGGCAGAATTTTGACTCTAAGAGACGCATTACTGTTCGGAATCTCAGGATTCGCGAAGATATTGCAAAAGTAAGTGTTGTCAGCCCGACCTACAGCTTTGACAGATGATGTTTCCACACCTTCCTCTGCTTGTGCAGTGTCTGTACAGTTTGATTGGCCTGATTAGAGTCACTCCAAAGGACAGCATCATGTTCTTTTTCCATACTAGAAACATGTGGATGTTGGGTTTATCAGAACCCACTCCTCTGCCCTGCTGAACCCTTTTTCTTGCTATAAATAAATGCTAATtcagtctttaaatatttttacttctaGTATTTGAGAAACTTAGATCCAAATTCTGCCTATTATGATCCAAAAACTAGAGCAATGAGAGAGAATCCTTATGCCAATGCCGGAAAGAATCCAGATGAGTAAGTACCCAGTTAAATTTATGGACTTCAGAGTGGGGGTGACTGAGTTAATGCTTTCTAATTTGATTTTGTGAATGGATTTTTCCTAATGGGGAATAATTTCTGAGAcagctttttaaatgtttgcttaCAGAGTGAGTTACGCTGGAGATAACTTTGTTAGATACACAGGAGATACCATTTCAATGGCTCAAACACAGTGTAAGTATTAGTTCTACACCAAGACTTTTTATGTGAGCTTTAGGAACGAGAACCAGAGCGGTGGCTAGAGGTGCCTGCCATCAAGCATTTCTGTCCCAGTGTCTACATGGTGGATGGAAAGAACCAAGGTGTCCCCTTACCTGACATGCGTTCTGTGGCATGAGTGATCACACACATTTTTGCACGcccagataaataaatgtaagaaacaaaATTGGGGGTCATAAAACAAGGATGATGGCATATGTCTATGACCCTATtacttaggagactgagacaggagaatgatCACACGTTTGAGAGAACCCTCTAAGAAAAAGCCtgcagacaaaaaagaaaagagggaggggtaATGGGGAGGCACTGTTAGCAGTTagttaaagcttgctttaaaacaaaatgcagcAACTCACTGAGATGCTTTGAATTACTCTAGTGTTTGCTTGGGAAGCCTACGACAAGGGATCTGAAGTGCATCTCCAGGCTGATCCTACAAAACTAGAGCTGCTGTATAAGTCCTTCAAAGTCAAAAAAGAAGACTTCAAGGAGCAGCAGAAAGAAAGCATCCTGGAAAAGGTACCGCTAAAAAAACGACTTTACTTTCTACACAAGAAGCATTAAACTTGGTACACAGCGGGGGAGTCCCTTCTAACCCACGAGGCATAGTCCTGTCCTTCCGCCGACTGGGTTGGTAGAGACTTTTGCAGCAGTCATGCCCGGCCCCCCAAGATGTAGTACTTAAGATAAATTTCCATTGTTTCTCACACTTCTTTGTGTCACCTGGGTCCCCTGATATAGGACTGCTCAAGACCGCGTCTCATAGTCTGGCCTTCTCATATCCTAGCCCAGATTTCTAAAATACTTTCTTAGGGTTCTGGAGCATAGTTACAAAATGTGTGCCCCAGTGCACAAAGCACACCTTTGTTTGTATCACATTTGCTAGCTTCCCATTGGTGGAAGAAAGAACACAGTCACATTCAGATTCCAGGGATGGAGAAATTGGCTCCATCTCCTGATGAGAGAACCAGTAAAGTCAAGAGGCAAGGGATATCAGACATGCACCTAAAGAAAGAGGACCTTTCAGCCATCTTGAAACCAATGTCAGTTACCAGTTAACTAACAATGGGAGCATCTTatttaaatgggaaaaaatagTGATGCTTTTTCACTGTTTCATCAGGAAAGCtagtttaaaaatgttcatttattctctttgaaaataaaccctttcataaAGATTTGATATAAAAGCTTTGTTATACAATGGATTTAATAATGCCCATTGTCCTTTTAGTATGGTGGCCAAGAACACTTGGATGCCCctccagctgagctgctgctggccCAGACAGAAGACTATGTGGAGTACTCCAGGCATGGAACAGTCATTAAAGGCCAGGAGCGGGCTGTCGCCTGCTCCAAGTATGAGGAAGATGTAAAGATCAATAACCACACGGTCAGTGCTCAGCTCTGTACTGTCTCTCACACAGTATCATGGCCGCTGACCAttgctttctctttgttgttgttgttgttggcattTTAGCTTTGCTTTATGAgttttttctaaatgaaaaatgaaaaataatattgtatTCACCTGCATGCTTACCTAAAATCAAAACACTTTTGTCTGGTGTCTATGTATACTTTGTCTAGGTGAATGTACACATATTGTATATACTAATTTTGGGTAGAAATATTTGGAAATCGCAGATAGGATATCTCACTTATAAACACTATCATATATCTCctaaaaatgagaattttataCTGTCCTGCTATGCTGTTGTATCTCAGAAACTGACATTAACTCTTTAATTCATTTGGCtttactcatgtgtgtgtgcacacgctcaTGCATATACCCCCACATGTGCAGAGGTTAAGTTAgtgaagttggttttctcctacttttatgtgagttccagggatccactCAGGCCCACCAGCCTATGTGCTGGACATgttaccctctgagtcatctcactggccccttccttacattttaaaaatctattcacAAGAAATACTTTTGAAAACTGTATTTTTGGTCAAGTCCAGTTAAGTCTGTATTGATTATTTGTGGGTggttttctctcccccacccccaagagacagggtttctctgtgaaacagtcctggctgtcctggatctcactctgtagaccaggctagcctcgaactcagatctgcctgtctctgagttctgggattaaagacttgcaccacTACCACCTAGGTAAAGTCCCTAATTTCAGGCTCCTTTTCAAATACTCTCTTGTGTCTCTCTCTGCAGCACATCTGGGGATCTTACTGGAAAGAAGGCCGGTGGGGATATAAATGTTGTCACTCATTTTTCAAGTATTCCTATTGCACTGGAGAAGCTGGGAAGGAGAGTGTTGTAAGTAATTGTCCTctagtttttgttggtttgttgtttttctggagGAGATTGGTAAGGGGGTGAGGTAGGGTTTCATGTAGGCTTAGCTAACTGTGAAATCACTCTGgccaagggtgaccttggacTTGTGATTGTACTGCCACCACCTCTCacatgctgaggttacaggcatgtgctcaGCCTGGCTTTGGGAGACGCTGGAGATGGACTGAGGGCTTTGCAGGCTAAGCAAGGACTCTGGCAACCAAGCTCCATCCCAGCCCTTGTCCTCTCGTTCTTAAAGGTGTAAGATAGCCAAACCCTGCAGAAAACGTATCTTCACATTCTAACCTGTTCTTCAAATGATTCGTAACTGTAGTCTGCAActcagagtctgttttcttttcccacaGAATTCGGAGGAGTGTATTCTAAATGATGCAACTGGAGAAGAATCTGTGAAGAAACCTCAGACCCTCATGGAGGTCAGTCTGGAATCCTCCATTCTGAATTGTTAAGTCCTGGGCGGGGACGGTCAGACTTGTGCCGGAGCTCTGTGTTCACGGGGTGTTTCAATTCTCCCTGTCAGCTGCATcaggaaaaactaaaagaagagaagaagaagaaaaagaagaagaagaaacaccgGAAGAGCAGTTCCGACAGCGATGACGAGGACAGAAAGCACGAGAAACTGAAAAAGGTACTTTGTGACGTCTAGGAAGTAAAAGTGACAGAAAGCATCGTCTGTGGGGGCTTCAAGGCATTATCATcctgcgcgcgcgcgtgtgtgtgtgtgtgtgtgtgtgtgtgtgtgtgtgtgtgagagagagagagagagagagagagagagagagagagagagaacatataccTGTATCTATTCAGAGGTCAGACAActggcaggagctggttctccctTCCCTCATGTGAATTCTCGAGATTGAACTTGAGTCATCAGTCTTAGCAGCaattgcctttacccactgagccatcttgccatccctCAACTGAATTTCTTTAACTGATTGAAAAATGTCATCAAACATTTTATGCTCTATGGAAATTATCAAATGAGCCAAATAGTAACTAGTAATCGTTTCACAGTGCAGGAGCTGACTCCTGTGTTCCTTCAGACAGGGTGGGGTTTGATACAACACTTCATATTCCACAGGGTCTTTcattgtaggcagagttttcctgtcctacAGCTGCTCTctaataatcactcagaggctattgattacaaatgcttggccaatagctcaagcttgttactagctaactcttacacttaaattaactcatatttcttatctatgctttgccacatggctcatggcttgctacctcattttctacatgcccTGCTTCCTTGACAGCTGGCTGGCATcgcctctgactctgcccttcctcatcccatcattctcagtttgactttcccacctaactttatcctgttcagctattggccagtcagcttgtttattaaaccaatcatagtaacATATAATgatacagtgtacagaaggattattgtTCTTTTGAGCGAAAGCCATGTGATAGAGATTTGAGGAACTTATTTTTTACCTCTTACCACAGGCACTGAATGCAGAGGAGGCCCGCCTTCTTCATGTCAAGGAGATCATGCAGATTGATGAGCGGAAGCGGCCTTACAACAGCATCTATGAAAGCCGGGAGCccactgaagaggaaatggaggcctACAGAATGAAACGGCAGAGGCCAGATGACCCCATGGCCTCTTTCCTGGGACAGTAGTAACTAGTTAGGATCGAGTCCATACACAGCGTGTTCATTCCAGCTCCTGCTGACTATAGATAGGAAACCTCGTCTCTCTTTGTTGCAGCTTGGCATTAATAAAGCTTTCAGAAGTCTGAAATCATTCTCCACAGTAAAGAAACACAGCAAGCAAGAAAGAACATACAGTTGTGGGTTAAGGTTAAAATCATCCATTTTAATTAGATTTGGAAGAGACTTTGGCTGTCTTTCCCCTCAAGAGTGTCTTGCAGAGCCTGGCACCTAAGAGtggtagaggcaggggaatcaagagttcaaggtcagccgagtgtggtggtacacacctgcaatcctagcactcaggagattgTGCAGGAGCCACCCTTAGCTACATACCTAGCGTGAGACCAGCCTGCATTACatgaggctttgtctcaaaataaaagtttgtGACTGtcctaggctacaaagcaagatggtctcaaatttaagaaaaaagaagtcatcTGTTCCATAGTTAGCTCTCTGTGTGCAGTCTTCTGGTCTCTTGATTATAGCAGCACCATGTTGGAGGCAGGTCCTCGCTCTTACAGCCAAGGCTCCAGTTCTTAAGTTCCCAGCAATTCCAGTAGTGACATCACTAATAACTCAATAATTGCAGTTCTTTTATAGATTCAGTTTTGCCTTCTAAGATTTTcttggttttaaaaaacaaatgttctATCTTCATCTGCATCACCAGAAGGAAATCTGCAAGGCATGTAAATATCTTTGTCCCCATAATCTGaataataaatctatttttcaCTTGGTTGTTAAATTTTGGGGTTTCAT
This Peromyscus leucopus breed LL Stock chromosome 8b, UCI_PerLeu_2.1, whole genome shotgun sequence DNA region includes the following protein-coding sequences:
- the Slu7 gene encoding pre-mRNA-splicing factor SLU7, which codes for MSAAAVDTVNATPLSGSKEMSLEEPKKMTREDWRKKKELEEQRKLGNAPAEVDEEGKDINPHIPQYISSVPWYIDPSKRPTLKHQRPQPEKQKQFSSSGEWYKRGVKENSITTKYRKGACENCGAMTHKKKDCFERPRRVGAKFTGTNIAPDEHIQPQLTFDYDGKRDRWNGYNPEEHMKIVEEYAKVDLAKRTLKAQKLQEELASGKLVEQANSPKHQWGEEEPNSQMEKDHNSEDEDEDKYADDIDMPGQNFDSKRRITVRNLRIREDIAKYLRNLDPNSAYYDPKTRAMRENPYANAGKNPDEVSYAGDNFVRYTGDTISMAQTQLFAWEAYDKGSEVHLQADPTKLELLYKSFKVKKEDFKEQQKESILEKYGGQEHLDAPPAELLLAQTEDYVEYSRHGTVIKGQERAVACSKYEEDVKINNHTHIWGSYWKEGRWGYKCCHSFFKYSYCTGEAGKESVNSEECILNDATGEESVKKPQTLMELHQEKLKEEKKKKKKKKKHRKSSSDSDDEDRKHEKLKKALNAEEARLLHVKEIMQIDERKRPYNSIYESREPTEEEMEAYRMKRQRPDDPMASFLGQ